A segment of the Nitrospina gracilis 3/211 genome:
CCTCACTTTCGAGTACGGCAAGCCCCTGTTCCGGGTGCGCACACAACTGCGTGCGCCGCCCTTCGCCGACAGCAATTTAAAATACGCCGTGATCTGGGGACCCGGCATTGGCGGCGCGGACACCGCGGGTCCCAACTACATCTCCTTTTCCGGTCCGACCACCTTCGTCAACAACAACCGCGTCGAAAACCCCGCCGAAGACATGACGCACACCGTCACCCACAAGGGCGACCTGGTGTGGACCTCGTTCCAGAACAAATATTTCGCCGCCGCACTCATTCCCGAAAACGGAGTGAAGTCGGCTTTCGTGCAGAAAATTGACGACAGCACTCAGTACGTCGGATTGAATTTCGAGACGGTACAGGCCGCCTCCACCGCCACCTACCAGGTGTACGTCGGCACCAAGGAACTGGAACTGCTGGAGAGTCTCGGCCACAAGCTGGTGCGTTTGATCGACTACGGCTGGTTCGGCAACAAGTTCGCGTTCCTCGTCAAACCGATCCTGAAATGCCTCAACTATTTCTATGACCTGATCGGAAACTACGGTTGGGCGATCATTCTGCTCACTTTCGTCATCAAGCTGATTTTCTTCCCGCTCACGCACAAGAGCTTCAAGTCCATGAAGGGCATGCAGAAGATCCAGCCCTACGTGAAGGTCCTGCAGGAACGGTACAAGGACGACCGGCAGAAAATGAACGAGGAGATGATCGGTCTCTACCGCAAACACAAGGTGAACCCGCTGGGCGGCTGTCTGCCCATGCTGTTGCAGATTCCGGTGTTCATCGCGCTCTACCACGCATTGTTTTTCTCCATCGAGTTGCGCGGCGCGCCGTTCATCTTGTGGATCGAGGACCTGTCGCAGAGCGATCCGTACTTCGTGACGCCGGTGCTCATGGGCGCGACCATGTACCTGCAACAGAAACTGACGCCGACGGTGGCCGATCCCGTTCAGCAGAAAATCTTTCTGATGATGCCCATTCTCTTCACGTTCCTGTTCATCACGTTCCCGGCGGGACTGGTTGTTTACTGGACCGTGAACAACCTCCTCACCATCTCCCAGCAGTACTACATCTACCACGTCGCCAAAGACTGACCGTTTTTGGAGGGCCGTAATGGACGACACCATCGCCGCCATCGCCACACCGCTGGGAGAGGGAGGCATCCACATCGTCCGCATCAGCGGCAAAAACGCGTGGCCCATCGCCTCCAAACTGTTCCGCGCCGCACCGCCTCAGGCGACCGATTCCATCCCACCGCTCAAGGCGACCTTCGGCCACATCGTCGATCCCGAAACACAACGCGTGCTCGATGAAGTCCTCTTGATCCGCTTCGAAGCGCCGCGCAGTTACACCTGCGAGGACGTGGTGGAGATTCACGGCCACGGCGGCGCGTTCGTCGCCGCGCGCATCCTGCAAAGCGTGCTCGATGCCGGGGCGCGGCTCGCCCAACCCGGTGAATTCACACGCCGCGCATTTCTGAACGGCCGCCTCGACCTCACCCAAGCCGAAGCGGTGGCCGACCTCATCCACGCCGCCTCGGACAAGGCTCTCGCATCCGCCGTCTCGCAACTGCAAGGCAAGCTGTCCGAGACGTTGAACGGGTTGTACGACCGACTGCTGGCAGTGCTGTCTCAACTGGAGGCGGCGATCGATTTTCCGGAAGAAGGTTTGGAGTTCGAACGCAAGCAGGCCATGGCCGGGCAGGTGCGCGCCGTGCAGAAAGAAATCGACCAACTCATCGCCACCTTCCGCGCCGGACGCATCTACCGCGAAGGCTGGAACGTCGCGCTGGTGGGCAAACCCAACGTCGGCAAATCGAGTTTGCTGAACGCCCTGCTGAAAGAGGACCGGGCGATTGTCACGCCGCATCCCGGCACCACCCGCGATGTGCTGGAAGAACGGGTGCGCATCAGGGACCTGCATCTGAACATCGTCGACACGGCGGGTATCCGGCATCAGCCTGAAGAAATCGAGGAGGAGGGCATCCGCCGGACGCGACGCGCTTTGGAGAAAGCCGATCTCGCGCTGGTGGTGCTCGATGCCTCCTCGCCGCTTGACGGCAACGACACCCTGCTTTTGGACGAAGTGAAAGGCAAACCGTGCTTCCTTCTGCTCAACAAAAGCGACCGGCCCGCACAACTCGACATCCAGACGCTGGCGCAAAAATTTCCCGGCGAGGCGCCGCTCAACATTTCCGCCACTACGGGCGCGGGATTGGACACCTTGGTCGACCGCCTTTACACGCGCATGCTGGAGGGGGTGCCTTCCGGCGAGGGTGCGGTCATCACCCGCGAGCGTCACCGCGCCGCGCTGGCCAACGCGACCGAAGCACTCGCCAACGTGGTGAACTCGCTGGACGGCGACCTGTCGGAAGATCTCGTCGCCGTCGACCTCAACACCGCGCTCGAACACCTGGGCGGCCTGCTCGGCAAAACCTTCGTCGAAGACCTCCTCGACCAGATTTTCGACGATTTCTGCATCGGCAAATGAACAACAATATTTTTATTTAAAAATCAATTGGTTACGGAAATTTCGTTAAAAAACCAACATTTTTCGACAAATTTTTGACAAAGCCAAAATTTTGTATAAAATATTGGATTTATGGGGCTTGAACTAAAAAACGATTCCTACCACCTGATCGACAACAGCGACGCTATTTCCACGGTTTACGACCTGATTGAGCGTGCCGCCGACTCCAATTCCACCGTCATCATCACCGGCGAAAGCGGCACCGGCAAGGAATTGATCGCGCGCGCCCTGCACCACAACAGCAACCGCAAGAGCAAACCCTTCGTGCCGGTCAACTGCGGTGCCATTCCCAGCGAACTTCTGGAAACGGAACTGTTCGGCCACGAGAAGGGTGCGTTCACCGGAGCCGTCAATCACCGCATCGGGCGCATGGAACTGGCGCAGGACGGCACGGTGTTCCTCGATGAAATCGGCGACATGCCGCAGTTGCTTCAGGTGAAACTCCTGCGCGTTTTGGCAGAGAGTGAAATCGACCGCGTCGGCGGCAGCAAGCCGATCAAGATCGACGTGCGCGTCATCGCCGCCACCCACCGCAACCTGGAAGAGGCCATCGGGCAGGGCAAGTTCCGCGAGGACCTGTTCTACCGGCTGAACGTCATCCCCATCTCCCTGCCACCGCTACGCGAACGCAAGGAGGACATCCCCTTGCTGGTCAATCATTACCTGAAACGGTTCAACGAGGAAAAATGCAAAAGCGTCACCGGCATCAGCGACGCGGCGATGGAAATCCTCTGCCGCTACCCGTGGCCGGGCAACATCCGCGAGCTCGCCAACTTCATGGAACGCATGGTGGTGCTGAGTACGGCCAGCACGTTGACGCCGCGGGATCTGCCGGAAAAGGTATTGGGAGATGTGCCGCGCGAACAGTGGGAACCGCTGGTGCAGACCGAACCCAACGAAACCCCCGCCGAATTCCTGCGTAATACCATGAACTCGTCCTACTTCGTCGGCATCCCGGACGAGGGCATCAACCTGAAAAAGATGGTGGAGGAGTTCGAGAAGGAACTGATCCTGGAAGCTCTGGAGAAAACCAACTGGGTGAAGAACAAAGCCGCCGCCCTGCTTGGCCTCAACCGCACCACCCTGGTCGAAAAACTCAAAAAGATGAACATCCNNNNNNNNNNNNNNNNNNNNNNNNNNNNNNNNNNNNNNNNNNNNNNNNNNNNNNNNNNNNNNNNNNNNNNNNNNNNNNNNNNNNNNNNNNNNNNNNNNNNAGAGCGAAGACTAACCGGCCCCACAACGTGAGGAGGAAACAGGGTAATCCCCCTCGAGCGAACGATGGCCGATGGGTCCGCTCCAAACGAACCCATTGCCACGAATAGACTCACACCGTAAAACCCAACGGGCAATACAGCCTGCCTTCACACCGGGATTCCCGGCATGCCCCGAACAGAAAATCGAGTGAAGCAGAAAGGATGAAGGTGCGCGGCAGTGCGCACGGTTGCGGGCTCGCCGCGGGAGGGAAAAACCGCGTCAGCCTTCGATGCGGGCGTAGGCCAGTTCCTTGGCGATGCGGATGGCCTCTTCCACGAATTGCTTGTAGGCCCGGTCGGTGTCCTTGTGCTGGGTCTGTTTGACGATCTTCTCGCCGTTGGCGTCGATCACCAGGTCGAGCACGTTGACGCCGGGGGTGACGTGGTGTTTGCGGATTTCAATCTTGATGGTGTTGACTTCCATTGCTGGTCTCCGGAAATGGACTGAGTTTCTTTGGAATCAAGGGATTTAAGTACCATTTCAGGGGGCAGGAATCAAGCGCAAATTCCGGGCAATGCCTGGTGTGGTGCGGCAGGGATGGAAATGGCCTCGCAAATCAACATTCCCCGTATAACACGCACCTGCAGGAAAAGGGGGAGCTTATTGGAACGGGGCCTCGGACCATCCCACGCCTTCAACGCATTACCCCATCCCCCGCACGTCGTGGGGCCGCGTCAGGTGTTGATGTTGAGCAGGCGGCCCACCCGGTTCTCGTTGGACCGGTTCTGGATGCCGAGGGAACGAATGGACGTCTCCACCCGGGTGAGTTCCTCAGTCAGTTGAGAAATCGACCGGGCGAGGTCCGTGCCCGCAATTTCCTCTTCAGCCGCAGCCAGGTTGACAATGATGTCGCGCGTCGTGGCGGCGGTGGTAGCCAGCCGGTTCGAAACCGACCCCACGTTGGCCCGGGTCTGGTTGATGGTCCCCAATGCCGTGTCGATGCTGTCGATCGCCGTGAGCGCGTTGTTCACGGTGGTGATGTCCAACCCCGCGAGGCCCAGCGTCGTGGTGTCTGTGGCTTCGACCACGTTCAGGTTGATCTGGTTTTCCGCTCCACTCCCGGAACCCACCTGAATATTGACCTGGTTGGGCGAACCCGGGGCGAGGTCCCCATTCAGGATATTCTGGCCGTTGAATTCGAGGGACTGCGAGATGCGGTCGATTTCCCCCAGCACCTGTTGAAACTCCGTATTCAGGATGCCGCGCTCGGTGTCTCCCAGCGTGCCGTTGCTGGCCTGCACCGCAAGCTCCCGTCCCCGTGCGGCCAGTTCGTTGATGGTGGCGAGTCCACCTTCGGCCACATTGATGAAGTTGGACCCGGTCTCGATGTTCCGGCTGGTCTGGGAGAGCGCGCGGATCTCCGCATTCAGCCGTTCGGACAGGCCCAGTCCCGCCGGGTCGATACCCGGGTTGACGATGCGGTTTCCCGAGGCCACCTGCGCCAGCGTGGTGCGCAGCCCGGACTGGTTGCGTTGAATCAGGGTCAACAACCGACTGGTGGTATTCGGATCGATGGAGCTGGCCATGCTCATTCTCCTTAGGGGGTCCGTGGTCAGACCCCTCAAAAATTTTTGACTTTATAATCAAAGTTAATAATATTGGGACAGGATGTCAAATCGGTCGCCCGAATGCGGCGCCTTCCGCCCCCCTGGGTCATCCAACACCGCCCTCTCCGGTGGCGGCGGTCTTCTTCCACTTCCAACACTCTCATCAGGTCTCCCTATGAAAATCTTTATCAACGGCAACGAAGACAAAAGCTCCTACACTCAAACCATGCTGGGTGACCTGCTGGAACATATCCAGAAAGAAACGTTAAACGACGACCAGTTTTTATTTAAAGTCCGGGTCAATGACCAAAACGTGGAATTTGGCTCCAACGAGTTCAAGGAAACCTCCCTGGCCGAGGTGCAAAAGCTGGAGATTGAAACCTCGACCATGAACAACATGGTCAACGAAAACATCCAGAACGCCATCGGCTACCTGGAGCGCCTGATTCCCGGTCTGCAACAGGTGGCCCAGATGTTCCGCGAAGGCAAACAACAACAGGCCAACCAGTTGTTCATGGACGTCGTCGACGGAATCGACTGGTTTTCCCAACTCGTGGAGCTGGTGGTGCAGGCACGACAACTGGACGTGAACAACACTCAGTACAGCGGCAAAACCCTGTCCGACCGCAAGGAAAAGTTACTGAAAATGACCCAGGCGGTGCTGGAGGTCCATAAGAAACAGGACTGGATTCGCCTGGCCGACCTGCTGGAATACGAATTCCTGCCCTATTACCAGGACTGGCTTGAGGTCCTGCCCCAACTCAAAAATTGACTTTTTCTGGCTCCCGCCCTCCCCACCCCCTGACTCGGCCCTTTCAACCTTTCTGTTTTCAATAAGTTAAAAAATATTCAATCTTTTTTTATTTTTCCCTAAAGTCTCATGTGCGAACGCCGTTAAGGAAATAGGGTTTGTTTTGCCCGGGGCTTGGTTACCCGATGGCAGACCCAGTCATATTCATTAAAAAACAATAAGTTGCTTGAATTGACGCATCATGGAACGGTACATAAGGATTGACGGGGTGAGCTCTGAGGATTGATTTCCTTATTATTTTTTTGAAGGAATCCGGGTCAGGAAAGTTCAGTTCGCCTGTACTTCTTAACGGATTAAAAAGATAAGACTTGAGCAATTGGGATCACCGGCACCCAAAAAAGCCGGAAAGCAGGTCACCATGGCAGAAATAGACAGCAATTTCCCATTCAATCGCATTGGTCTCCCCCGCCTGGGGGAGGACAACAACGATGAGGGCCCGGTCAGTCGGTTGCGCCGCGCGCAAGAGGAGCGCGAGGAGAGGAGAGAACAAACCCTCCGTACCGGCCAGCCGACCGACCGGGTGAATCTCGGACCCCGCCCTCAGCGGGAGGTCCGCCCGGTTGAGGACGTGGTCCGCCGCCAGGTGGAGACGACCCCGGTTCCGCTCCGGGACCTTGGCGTGAACCNNNNNNNNNNNNNNNNNNNNNNNNNNNNNNNNNNNNNNNNNNNNNNNNNNNNNNNNNNNNNNNNNNNNNNNNNNNNNNNNNNNNNNNNNNNNNNNNNNNNGACCCGGCGCGCCTGCAACAGCAACCGGTATTGGAAGAAGGACCGGAAACAGAACAACCCCTGGATCGGGAAACACCGCCTCCCGCCAACACACCGCCCCGGATTCTGGAGCAGGAGGAACCGGAGACCAACATACAGCAATTGACGGAAAACCGCGGCGCGCTGCGCTCGAATTTCCTGGAAACGGACCCGGCCCTGCGCGCCAACCGGGAATTGCGCAACCTCATCCGCGAAAGGGATGACAACGACGACGCCCCCATTGAACGGGGCAACAACAACCTGTTGTTGAACGAGCAAGAAGCATTCGTGCCTCCGGGGGCGGTGGAGGAACCGGACGCCGCCCCGGTGGCGCAGTCCATCGTCGCGGGACGGGCAGAGCAGGCCCGCATTGAGCAGGTGGAAGAACAGGCTGAGGCACGGCGCATCCGCCGGGAAGAAGAGGAAGAACAACGCACGCGGCCTTTGGATCTGGATCCGGAATCCCGGGTGGCCCAGCGCGGGCTCAACATCAACCGGTTCATTTAAGCAGGACCCTGTCGAGCATCGACCATGGCACTTTTGAGCAATAACATTCTTGGCAATTTCAACCTTTCCCTGACGGGAACGTTGAATCTGCGCTCACTCCTGTCGCCTCTGAATCTGGGCGGGACCCTGGGTGGATTGGGCCAGGTGCTGTCCGGGATCACGGACAGCATTGTGGACCAGGTGGACCTGTCTCCGGAAGCCGCAGAAGGCGTTCTGGGTCTCGGACGCACCATCGGATCGCCCCTTCCCAATCGCGGTGCCATTCTGGCGAGTTCCTTCAGCTTCGTGCAACGGGGATTCCCGGTGATCAGCGATCTGCGCGGGCCCCTGTCGGCATTGCGGGTTGCCCAGAGTGGCCGCTTTTTGACTGAGAATTTTAGGGATACGGGCCTCCCCTTGCTCGATGAGTTCACCAAACGCGACTCGGTGGTGCAGTTGCAGGACGATGCCCTGGGCGACCTGCGCTCGCGGCTGGAGAAACTGCAGCGCTCGGTGGAGACCCTGCGCCAGACCGGAGCGCTCAACCTGCTGACGGGCTTTTCCTCCGATCGCAACATCGTTCAGGTAACCGCAAACGAGACAGCCCCGATATCCCGCTTTCAAGTGAATGTGGTGCAACAGGCCACCCGCGAGTTGCGCGTGTCCGACGCCCAGGCTCTTGGAGCATTGGGCTTGAGCGGCAGTTTTTCCATCAACGGAGTGGAGGTGACCGTCGCCGCCAGCGACACGCTTCTCGACATCGCCAACAAGATCAACCGCGGCGAAGACGTGAACGGCAACGGCGTGCTGGACGGTCCGGAAGATTTCAACGGCAACGGCCTGATCGATATCATAGAAATCCCGGCCACCCCGTTTTTTGAGGGCCTGTTCATCATCGAGGACGCCAACAACAATGGCGTGCTGGACCCGGCGGAAGATGCCAACGGCAACGGCATCCTGGACGGCGGCACGGCCCAAACCGGTGTCACCGCCACCCTGTCAGCGGACAACCGCCTGGAGCTGACCGCGGCGGAAGGAGAACGCATCAATCTGGACGACCCCGACGGTCTCCTTCTCCAACTCGGATTCTTCACGCTCAACAGCCAGAACGTTTCCGTGCTCAAGGACAAACAGCTTGTCACCGTCAACAACCAGGTGACGGACCTGAACCGGCTGGCGCAGAATGCGGTGATCGAAATTGGCGGAAAACAGTTTCAAAGCGCGACCAACACGTTTGGCGACATCCTGAACGGAGTCACGATCAGACTCAGGGGCACCTCCAGCCAGGCTGTTGAGGTGGGGGTGCGGGTCGATGCCAAAAGTGCGGCAGAACAGATTGAAACGCTTGTGGACCGGTTCAACGACGCAATCCAGGCATTCAACAAAATTCTGGGCGGCGACAAGGTGTTTGCCCGCGACCTCGATATTCAAACCCTGCGCAACAACCTGGTCCGGAATTCGCAGGGGATCCTTGAACAGATCAACGAAAGAGATGCACGCACGCAGGAACAGGCCCGGTTCCAGAAAAACACCCGGTCCCTCGGCATCAACAGCGTCAACACCCAAAAGACCGAGTTTCAGGAAATCGGCCTCACCAACGCGGTGCGCAACCTGAAAGACTATTCGACAGATTTATTCCAACACGTTGGCAGCAAACTGTTCCGGGAACTGTCGGCCATAGGCATCCAGACGGAGTCGGACGATACGCTGAAAATCAATCGCCCCCAGCTGGAACGGTCCCTGAACCAGAACCCTGGAAAGGTTTTTAATATCCTGACTCGCGAAGAAGGTGGTATCCTTTCCAGAATCGAACCGATACTCGAACTGGCACTCAGCGACAATCTGGGTATCCTGAATTTCAAACAGGAACAAATCCGTGAACTTTCGCAGGTGCCTTCCAAGGTGGCCGAGCTGTTCCAGGAAAATGCCAGCAATGACCTGTTGCGCAACCTGATCGCGGTGGTATGACGATGACTTCCAAACTGGCAGAACAGATCATGAACGGCCTCGAGTCCCAGAAAACGGGGTACAACAAGCTTCTGGAACTGGCCGGTCAGCAGAAAGAGGCCATCGATGCCGGAGACGATGAAAAGCTGGTGCGGGTGATCCAGCACAAGGAACAGCATCTTCGCTCGATGCAGGAACTGGAGCAGGCCCTGAAGGAAAGCGCCAACACGCTGACCGATCAGGACCGTCAGGATCTTCAGGAACGGGCCCGCCCGTTACAGAATCAAGTGCTCGACGTGATGGAAAAACTGATCGAGCTGGAAAACACGTGTACGGAAACCCTGAAGGCGAAAGCTGTGAACACGCGGGAAGAGTTGACGGAACTGAAAACCCGCAAGAACAACATCAAGCAGTACGGTATGTTTGGCGTCAAGGGAACGGAATTTTCCGGTGATGCCTGAATAAGGAGATCGTGGACTCATGGATTTCAGCGTAAGCAGAGTATCCCGTGCGTTCCAGGTTTACCAGAGCCAGACCCGCATAGCGGATCTGAACAAGCAGAGCAACCTGAGAACCGTGCAGGGGCAGGCCGACCGCGTCAGCCTGTCCACGGAAGCTCTGCGCCTGTTCGAGCAGAACCAGGTGCGGGCGTCAAACCCGTCCGAATCCACGTTCGAATCCAGGCAGGCCACACAGCAAAACACCACCACGGCCGCAAGCCAGGCGGCATCGACGACCTCCGCCCAAGCCGCATCCACGCCCACGGCCCAGACAGCTTCCGCGGCCGGTCCACAGGCGGCGATACCGATCCAACCGGCGCCCACCACGACACGGCCACAAACCGGTTCCACCCGCGGCGTGGAGCCGGCCAAAGAGAAACCGTCCGATGAGGAACTCCTCGATTTCCTGAACATCGCCAATTCTCAGGAAGAGGAAGAAGATTTCAACGTTCCGTTTTCTTTCCGCCGGGGCAGTCGTCTGGGCTGACCGCTCGGCTCGTTACCGGATTTCTCCTTACTGATCACCCCCATCCGTCGTTCCTCCTCACTGGATTTTCCCCACCGCATCGGGCATAATCGGGCTTCGCCGCTTTCGCGCACCGAATTTTTCCGCCCATCATCCAACGAGGTTTCATGATTTGCGTTCCCATCGTCGGTCCCACCATGGACCGCGCGCTTGAAGACATCGACGCCTGCAGGAAGGTCGCCGACTTCATCGAATTTCGTCTCGACCTGATCCCCGGTCACGACCTTCCCCGCCTGATTGAAGCCGCAGGCGACACGCCGTACATCGTCACCAACCGCGCGAAGATGGACGGCGGCCAGTTTCCCGGCACGGAGGAAGAACGCGTCGCCGTCATCAAGCAGGCCATCGAGCTGGGCGCGATGTACATCGACATCGAAACCTCCACGCCGCCGGAACTCCTGCGCTCGGTGCTGGAAAACAAGGGCAAATCCAAAGCCATCCTGTCACACCACGATTTCACGCGCACCGACGACAAGGTCGATGCGCTCTACGAGTTGATGACGCAGATGCCCGCCGACGTGCTCAAGATCATCACCTACGCGCAGGATCTGAGCGACAACCTCCGCCTTCTACAACTGCTCAGCCGCGCGCGCCGCGACGAGGTGAAACTGATCGCGTTCTGCATGGGCGAGAAAGGCGAGGTCAGCCGCATCCTGTCTCCCATGTACGGCGGCTGGCTGACGTTCGGTTCTCTGGACCGCGGCAAGGAAAGCGCGCCGGGGCAGATCCCCGCCACCACGCTGAAGCACATCTACCGCGTCAACGAACTCAACCTGGACAGCAAAATCTTCGGCGTCATCGGCGACCCCGTGAACAAAAGCATGGGTTACCTCATCCACAACCGCGCTTTTTCGGAACTGAACCTGCCGAACGTGTACGTGCCTTTCTGGGTGAAAAGCCTGACGCGCTTCTTCAACACCTACCAGGCGTACTTCACCGGACTCAGCGTCACCATGCCGTTCAAGGAAGACATCATGAAACACATGAACCGCATCGACCCGCTGGCCCAGAAGATCGGTGCGGTCAACACGGTGGTGCGCGAGGGCAACGACTGGGTGGGCTACAACACGGATGTCACCGGCGCGCTGTCGGCGCTCACCGCAGTGACGGAACTGAAAGGCACGCGGGTGCTCATTATCGGTGCGGGCGGCACGGCGAAGGCCATCGGTCACGGCGTCACCGAACAGGGCGCGGCGCTCACGCTCACCTACAACCGCAATAAAGAGAAAGCCGAGGCGCTGGCGCAGGAATTGAACGCGAAACTCATCAGCATCCGCGACATCGATGCGCACGAGACCGACATCGTCATCAACTGCTCGCCCGCCGGCATGACGCCCAATACCAAAGACACGCCCTACCCCGCGCGCCTCTTAAAACCGGGCATGGTGGTGTTCGACTCGGTGTACAACCCGATGGAGACGCGCCTGATCAAGGACGCCAGGGAAAAAGGATGCACGGTGATTCCCGGCATCGAGCTGTTCGTCAACCAGGCCATCGAGCAGTTGAAACTGTGGACCGGCACCACCCCGCCGCGAGATCCCCTGCACGAAGTCGTGGAAACCCGCCTGCGCGAGCTCGCGGCAAAAGGCGTTTGATTCGCCCCCGGATGCGTTATACTTTCTAAAGTGAAGTCGTTTTCCGGAGGCGCCGCCCATGGGCCTGGACATCCCGCATTCCCAGTTTTGCGACGCGGACTTTGAAGAGTTCAAACGACGCCTCCACCGCGAGACGGACCACCTTTCCGCCTGGTTCCGCGACGGCGCGTTCGACAACCAGCCGGGAGCCTGCGGGTTCGAACTGGAAGCGTGGCTGGTGAACTCGCAGTTCCAGCCCGCGCCGATGAACGACGTCATCCTGCCCACCATCAACCACGGTCTCGTGGTGCCGGAACTCGCCCGCTTCAATTTCGAAATCAACAGCACGCCGCAAACCCTGTCCCCGCACATGTTCCGCGACATGGACAACGAACTCGCCGCCATCTGGGAGTTGTGCGAGCACCGCGCGCGGGACCACGACTGCGGCGTGATGACCATCGGCATCCTGCCGACCATCACCGACGACGCGCTGACCGTCGCCAACATGTCGTCCAACTGCCGCTACCGGGCGCTCAACGAGCAGGTGCTGCGCCTGCGCAACGGCCGCAACCTGATTCTTGAAATCGACGGCAACGACCGCCTGTACGTGGAGCACGACGACGTCATGCTGGAATCGGTGACGACGTCGCTGCAGATCCACATCCAGTGCCCGCCGCAGAACGCGGCGCGGCATTACAACCTGTCGCAGATACTGGCGGCGCCGATGGCCGCCGTCACCGCCAACTCGCCGTACCTGTTCGGCCGGGACTTGTGGGACGAGACGCGCATCCCGGCGTTCGAGCAGTCGATCGCTGTCGCCAGTTTCCGCGCTGCGGACGGACGCACCATCGGCCGCGCCACCTTCGGCACCGGTTACGCGCACAGCTCCATCCTCGAACCGTTCCTCGAAAACCTGTACGCCTACCCCGTCCTGCTCCCCATCCACTTCGAGGACCGCGAGGAAGACCTGAGCCACCTGCGCCTGCACAACGGCACCATCTGGCGCTGGACCCGGCCGCTCGTCGGGGTGAACGCCCACGGCGTGCCGCACCTGCGCATCGAACACCGTGTGCCCGCCGCCGGACCGAGCCGGCCCGACATCATCGCCAATATCGCCTTCCTGCTCGGCCTCATGGTGCATTTCGTCAACGAAGACACACGTCTGGAGGAAAAAATCCCGTTCATGCAGGCGCGCGACAATTTTTACCGCGCCGCCAAAAACGGCCTGTGCGCGGAGATCAAGTGGGCGGGCGACCGCACCGTGCGCATGCAGGAGTTGATCCTGGAACACCTTGTACCCGCGGCGCGGAAAGGACTTCAACGCGCCGGAGTGGACCGCGCGGACATCGATCATTACATTCACGGCATCATCGCCGAGCGGGTGCGGTCGGGGCAGAACGGCGCGCGCTGGCAGAGGGACTTTGTGGCTAGGTACGGACGCGACATGGCCGCGCTGACCGCCGCCTACTACCACAAACAACACTCGCACCGGCCGGTGCACACGTGGAGCGTGTGACGATGGACCTCCACCTGCTCGATGCCGTACCGGCGGACCTGCTCACCACCTCCGTCGAAGAGTTGGGAAACGTCCTGCCCGGCCCGACGCTGTTGCGCCTTCCCGGCCGCACCGAGCCGCCGTTGTTCATCTCGACGCTCCTGCACGGCGACGAGCCGACGGGATTCCAGTCCATGCAGAAACTGCTGGCGCATTACCTCGCCACGCCGGAAGGATTGCCGCGCAGTGTGTGGCTGTTTCTCGGCAACGTGCACGCGGCGAAAGGCAACCTGCGTCACCTCGACCAGCGACCCGACTTCAACCGCATCTGGAACGGCGGCGACCAGCCGGAACATCGCCTCGCGGCGCGGGTGGTGGAGCTGGCGCGGGAGAACGGCCTGTTCGCCTGCATCGACATCCACAACACATCGGGC
Coding sequences within it:
- the fliD gene encoding flagellar filament capping protein FliD, whose product is MALLSNNILGNFNLSLTGTLNLRSLLSPLNLGGTLGGLGQVLSGITDSIVDQVDLSPEAAEGVLGLGRTIGSPLPNRGAILASSFSFVQRGFPVISDLRGPLSALRVAQSGRFLTENFRDTGLPLLDEFTKRDSVVQLQDDALGDLRSRLEKLQRSVETLRQTGALNLLTGFSSDRNIVQVTANETAPISRFQVNVVQQATRELRVSDAQALGALGLSGSFSINGVEVTVAASDTLLDIANKINRGEDVNGNGVLDGPEDFNGNGLIDIIEIPATPFFEGLFIIEDANNNGVLDPAEDANGNGILDGGTAQTGVTATLSADNRLELTAAEGERINLDDPDGLLLQLGFFTLNSQNVSVLKDKQLVTVNNQVTDLNRLAQNAVIEIGGKQFQSATNTFGDILNGVTIRLRGTSSQAVEVGVRVDAKSAAEQIETLVDRFNDAIQAFNKILGGDKVFARDLDIQTLRNNLVRNSQGILEQINERDARTQEQARFQKNTRSLGINSVNTQKTEFQEIGLTNAVRNLKDYSTDLFQHVGSKLFRELSAIGIQTESDDTLKINRPQLERSLNQNPGKVFNILTREEGGILSRIEPILELALSDNLGILNFKQEQIRELSQVPSKVAELFQENASNDLLRNLIAVV
- the flgN gene encoding flagellar export chaperone FlgN, with protein sequence MTSKLAEQIMNGLESQKTGYNKLLELAGQQKEAIDAGDDEKLVRVIQHKEQHLRSMQELEQALKESANTLTDQDRQDLQERARPLQNQVLDVMEKLIELENTCTETLKAKAVNTREELTELKTRKNNIKQYGMFGVKGTEFSGDA
- the aroE gene encoding shikimate dehydrogenase, with the translated sequence MICVPIVGPTMDRALEDIDACRKVADFIEFRLDLIPGHDLPRLIEAAGDTPYIVTNRAKMDGGQFPGTEEERVAVIKQAIELGAMYIDIETSTPPELLRSVLENKGKSKAILSHHDFTRTDDKVDALYELMTQMPADVLKIITYAQDLSDNLRLLQLLSRARRDEVKLIAFCMGEKGEVSRILSPMYGGWLTFGSLDRGKESAPGQIPATTLKHIYRVNELNLDSKIFGVIGDPVNKSMGYLIHNRAFSELNLPNVYVPFWVKSLTRFFNTYQAYFTGLSVTMPFKEDIMKHMNRIDPLAQKIGAVNTVVREGNDWVGYNTDVTGALSALTAVTELKGTRVLIIGAGGTAKAIGHGVTEQGAALTLTYNRNKEKAEALAQELNAKLISIRDIDAHETDIVINCSPAGMTPNTKDTPYPARLLKPGMVVFDSVYNPMETRLIKDAREKGCTVIPGIELFVNQAIEQLKLWTGTTPPRDPLHEVVETRLRELAAKGV
- a CDS encoding glutamate-cysteine ligase family protein — translated: MGLDIPHSQFCDADFEEFKRRLHRETDHLSAWFRDGAFDNQPGACGFELEAWLVNSQFQPAPMNDVILPTINHGLVVPELARFNFEINSTPQTLSPHMFRDMDNELAAIWELCEHRARDHDCGVMTIGILPTITDDALTVANMSSNCRYRALNEQVLRLRNGRNLILEIDGNDRLYVEHDDVMLESVTTSLQIHIQCPPQNAARHYNLSQILAAPMAAVTANSPYLFGRDLWDETRIPAFEQSIAVASFRAADGRTIGRATFGTGYAHSSILEPFLENLYAYPVLLPIHFEDREEDLSHLRLHNGTIWRWTRPLVGVNAHGVPHLRIEHRVPAAGPSRPDIIANIAFLLGLMVHFVNEDTRLEEKIPFMQARDNFYRAAKNGLCAEIKWAGDRTVRMQELILEHLVPAARKGLQRAGVDRADIDHYIHGIIAERVRSGQNGARWQRDFVARYGRDMAALTAAYYHKQHSHRPVHTWSV